In a single window of the Natronomonas salsuginis genome:
- a CDS encoding TIGR00725 family protein produces the protein MRVSVIGGSGVGAETYERAVEVGRLLGERGHTVVCGGLTGVMEAVCKGASGTGAETIGILPGEDRDAANEWVVTPIATGLGHARNSLVVCNGDAVVAIDGAAGTLSELGLALAFHRPIAGLGTHEIDLEGFEAVGTPIEAVEHVERTVEER, from the coding sequence ATGCGAGTGTCCGTCATCGGCGGGTCGGGAGTCGGCGCGGAGACGTACGAACGCGCGGTCGAGGTCGGGCGGCTCCTCGGCGAGCGCGGCCACACCGTCGTCTGCGGCGGGTTGACCGGCGTCATGGAAGCTGTCTGCAAGGGTGCCTCGGGGACGGGAGCGGAGACGATCGGGATCCTCCCGGGCGAGGATCGAGACGCGGCGAACGAGTGGGTCGTGACGCCGATCGCGACCGGGCTCGGCCACGCACGAAACTCCCTCGTTGTCTGCAACGGCGACGCCGTCGTCGCGATCGACGGGGCGGCGGGGACGCTCTCTGAACTCGGTCTCGCGCTGGCGTTTCACCGCCCGATCGCGGGGCTCGGAACCCACGAGATCGACCTCGAGGGGTTCGAGGCCGTAGGAACGCCGATCGAAGCCGTCGAACACGTCGAGCGGACGGTCGAAGAACGGTAG
- a CDS encoding SCO family protein yields MAGQSNPNRRTLLRSIGTATIGGALAGCTDAIPLGSRGANEHVVLDVPENYERFEDVDLPYPKHGEELPDATVPAPLQDRDVSTREFVGDRHVMLTFIFTRCTMACPRLVAPLVRVQSVSMEDGFSDEFAFLPTTFDPAYDTPDRLAEYGAERGVDFDAGNWWFLRPEGRQRAEEVEGTFGVTSEFVPENEREMDNMAWVHNNVLVLANADGYVERTYTRDPPASTTVLEDVRTLRERW; encoded by the coding sequence ATGGCCGGCCAATCCAATCCAAACCGCCGAACGCTCCTCCGGAGTATCGGTACGGCGACGATCGGCGGAGCGCTGGCGGGGTGTACGGACGCCATCCCGCTGGGTTCACGCGGCGCCAACGAGCACGTCGTCTTGGACGTTCCCGAAAACTACGAACGGTTCGAGGACGTCGATCTCCCGTACCCGAAACACGGCGAAGAACTCCCCGACGCGACCGTGCCTGCGCCGCTTCAGGACCGAGACGTGTCGACCCGAGAGTTCGTCGGTGATCGTCACGTCATGTTGACCTTCATCTTCACGCGCTGTACGATGGCGTGTCCGCGGCTGGTCGCGCCGCTCGTGCGTGTCCAGTCGGTTTCGATGGAGGACGGATTTTCCGACGAGTTCGCCTTTCTCCCGACGACATTCGATCCGGCGTACGACACCCCCGATCGACTCGCTGAATACGGCGCGGAGCGCGGCGTCGACTTCGACGCCGGCAACTGGTGGTTCCTCCGCCCGGAGGGTCGACAGCGCGCCGAGGAGGTCGAGGGGACTTTCGGCGTCACCTCGGAGTTCGTGCCGGAGAACGAACGCGAGATGGACAACATGGCGTGGGTCCACAACAACGTGTTAGTGCTCGCGAACGCCGACGGCTACGTCGAGCGGACCTACACGCGCGATCCGCCGGCGTCCACGACGGTCCTCGAAGACGTTCGGACGCTCCGCGAACGGTGGTGA
- the purB gene encoding adenylosuccinate lyase, with amino-acid sequence MTTFHTNGVLFENVFGTPEMREIFSEERFIQRFLDVEAALARVQAAEGMIPESAAEEITEKASLEYVDFEQVAENVADVHLFSMSIIGAWKESMGEAGEYVHWGATTQDISDTALVLQIRDGLDAIERDLDAIAEALEELTEEHAETPMMGRTHMVHALPITFGLKTATWLDEINRHRDRIEAMRERVEGVEFFGAVGSLASLGEDGLVIQEKLGAELDLAIPDVAWYAARDRIAETVSTIGLVTSTLARIGKQVLLMNREEFGELSEPFEAGEIGSSTMPHKRNPVRSEETVLLARLVRGHADTALELMETYDERDFSATLGEFAIVPETFLYASRALSYVHEVAAGLVVHEEGMLENLHHHGGLVASEAAMMALAEELGRQTAHDVCYEAAMLALDGEASFADALLDDERVAAAFSREEIDDITDPEAYTGVSSTLARRALERSRARN; translated from the coding sequence ATGACGACCTTTCACACGAACGGCGTGTTATTCGAGAACGTCTTCGGGACGCCCGAGATGCGCGAGATCTTCTCCGAAGAGCGCTTTATTCAGCGGTTTCTTGACGTCGAGGCTGCCCTTGCTCGCGTCCAGGCTGCGGAGGGCATGATCCCCGAGTCGGCCGCCGAGGAAATCACTGAGAAGGCATCGCTGGAGTACGTCGACTTCGAACAGGTCGCCGAGAACGTCGCGGACGTCCACCTCTTTTCGATGTCGATCATCGGCGCGTGGAAGGAGTCGATGGGCGAGGCCGGCGAGTACGTCCACTGGGGCGCGACGACGCAGGACATCTCCGATACGGCGCTCGTCCTCCAGATCCGCGACGGTCTCGACGCGATCGAGCGCGATCTCGACGCCATCGCTGAGGCGCTCGAAGAACTCACAGAAGAGCACGCCGAGACGCCGATGATGGGCCGGACGCACATGGTTCACGCGCTGCCGATCACGTTCGGGCTGAAGACGGCGACGTGGCTCGACGAGATCAACCGCCACCGCGACCGGATCGAGGCGATGCGCGAGCGAGTCGAGGGCGTCGAGTTCTTCGGTGCGGTCGGCTCGCTCGCGTCGCTCGGCGAGGACGGCCTCGTCATCCAGGAGAAACTCGGCGCGGAACTTGACCTCGCCATCCCCGACGTGGCGTGGTACGCCGCCCGCGACCGGATCGCCGAGACGGTGAGCACGATCGGGCTCGTGACCTCGACGCTCGCGCGGATCGGCAAGCAGGTCCTCCTCATGAACCGCGAGGAGTTCGGCGAGCTCTCCGAACCGTTCGAGGCCGGCGAGATCGGATCGAGCACGATGCCCCACAAGCGCAACCCCGTCCGGAGCGAGGAGACAGTCCTGCTCGCGCGGCTCGTCCGCGGACACGCCGACACGGCGCTCGAGCTCATGGAGACGTACGACGAACGGGACTTCTCGGCGACGCTCGGCGAGTTCGCGATCGTCCCCGAGACGTTTCTCTACGCGAGCCGCGCACTCTCGTACGTTCACGAGGTCGCCGCGGGGCTGGTCGTCCACGAGGAGGGCATGCTGGAGAACCTCCACCACCACGGCGGCCTCGTCGCCAGCGAGGCGGCGATGATGGCGCTCGCCGAGGAGTTGGGCCGACAGACCGCTCACGACGTCTGCTACGAGGCCGCCATGTTGGCGCTCGACGGGGAGGCGAGCTTCGCGGACGCGCTGCTCGACGACGAACGGGTGGCCGCGGCGTTCTCCCGCGAAGAAATCGACGACATCACCGATCCGGAGGCGTACACCGGCGTTTCCTCCACGCTCGCCCGCAGGGCGCTCGAACGCTCACGAGCGCGGAACTGA
- a CDS encoding aspartate kinase, with product MRVVAKFGGTSLGNGDRVNRAADSIAAAVNEGHEVAVVASAMGSTTDFLLDAVTFEADEADEAEIVSMGERTSVRMLKAALGARGIDAKFLEPGTEEWPVITDKHGQVDVEETKRRAKKLAADMAAEGYVPVITGFLAQDHAGNVTTLGRGGSDTTAVMLGNYMNADEVVIITDVEGVMTGDPRVVEGARNVGKITVDELRNLSFRGAEVVAPSALSYKTGDMVVRVAHYQHGDLLHGGTTIEGQFQNLIDMREEPLACLTAAGRSIRNTPGVLADLSTTLAEADINVDAVASGMDSVSFYVDADVAEQAENVLHQAVIKLGELSSVTVDDDIAVVRITGGELPNQSGVLQEIIAPLAAEHINILDLITSATSVAVFLEWDDREDALEIIQDAV from the coding sequence ATGCGCGTAGTCGCCAAGTTCGGCGGCACGAGCCTCGGAAACGGAGACCGAGTCAACCGAGCCGCCGACTCCATCGCCGCCGCCGTCAACGAGGGCCACGAAGTCGCCGTCGTGGCGAGCGCGATGGGCTCGACGACGGATTTCTTGCTCGATGCGGTCACCTTCGAGGCCGACGAGGCCGACGAGGCCGAGATCGTTTCCATGGGCGAGCGGACGTCGGTCAGAATGTTGAAAGCCGCACTCGGGGCCCGCGGGATCGACGCGAAGTTCCTCGAACCCGGCACTGAGGAGTGGCCCGTCATCACCGACAAACACGGCCAGGTCGACGTCGAGGAGACCAAACGCCGCGCGAAGAAGCTCGCCGCCGACATGGCCGCCGAGGGGTACGTCCCCGTCATCACGGGCTTTTTGGCGCAGGACCACGCCGGCAACGTGACGACGCTCGGCCGCGGCGGGTCGGATACGACCGCCGTCATGCTCGGCAACTACATGAACGCCGACGAGGTCGTGATCATCACCGACGTCGAGGGCGTCATGACCGGCGATCCCCGTGTCGTCGAGGGCGCGCGGAACGTCGGCAAGATCACCGTCGACGAGCTCCGGAACCTCTCGTTCCGCGGCGCGGAGGTCGTCGCGCCGTCGGCGCTGTCGTACAAGACCGGGGATATGGTCGTCCGGGTCGCCCACTACCAACACGGCGACCTCCTCCACGGCGGCACCACGATCGAGGGGCAGTTCCAGAACCTCATCGACATGCGCGAGGAGCCGTTGGCGTGTCTGACGGCCGCGGGGCGCTCGATCAGAAACACCCCGGGCGTCCTCGCCGACCTCTCGACCACGCTTGCGGAGGCCGACATCAACGTCGACGCCGTCGCGAGCGGGATGGATTCGGTGTCGTTTTACGTGGACGCTGACGTGGCCGAGCAGGCCGAGAACGTTCTTCACCAGGCGGTCATCAAGCTCGGCGAGCTCTCGAGTGTCACCGTCGACGACGACATCGCCGTCGTCCGTATCACGGGCGGGGAACTCCCCAACCAATCGGGCGTGCTGCAGGAGATCATCGCCCCCCTGGCGGCCGAACACATCAACATCCTCGATCTGATCACGAGCGCGACCTCGGTCGCGGTGTTCCTCGAGTGGGACGACCGCGAGGACGCCCTCGAAATCATTCAGGACGCGGTCTGA
- a CDS encoding Rid family detoxifying hydrolase, with protein MGKETIHTDDAPPAAGAYSQATTDGGLIFTAGQVALTPDGDSLADECVEVQTERALDNLAAVLEAAGSGLDNVLKTTVFLADIDDFDAMNEVYGGYFDAEPPARSAVQAGGLPLGMAVEIEAVATRS; from the coding sequence ATGGGTAAAGAGACGATCCACACCGACGACGCCCCGCCCGCGGCGGGCGCGTACAGCCAGGCGACGACCGACGGCGGGTTGATTTTTACCGCCGGGCAGGTCGCGCTGACGCCCGACGGCGACTCGCTGGCCGACGAGTGCGTCGAGGTCCAGACCGAGCGGGCGCTCGACAATCTCGCCGCCGTGCTCGAGGCGGCGGGCTCGGGCCTCGATAACGTACTCAAAACGACCGTCTTTCTTGCCGACATCGACGACTTCGATGCGATGAACGAGGTGTACGGCGGCTACTTCGACGCCGAGCCGCCGGCGCGGTCGGCGGTCCAAGCCGGGGGACTGCCACTCGGGATGGCCGTCGAGATCGAGGCGGTCGCGACGCGGTCGTGA
- a CDS encoding DNA polymerase sliding clamp, whose protein sequence is MFKAIVSADTLGAALDSVGVLVDECKIRLEEEGLTIRAVDPANVGMVDLELSANAFESYETDGGVIGVNLDRLEDIVGMADSGQLVHLELDEETRKLHISLDGLEYTLALIDPDSIRQEPDLPDLDLPSEVVIEGKDIARAVKAADMVSDHIALGVDPDAEEFYVDAEGDTDDVHLELGREDLIDLTPGEARSLFSLDYLKDMNKAIASDAEVTMELGEEFPIKMHFGFAEGDGHVTFMLAPRIQSE, encoded by the coding sequence ATGTTCAAGGCTATCGTGAGTGCGGACACGCTCGGGGCGGCGCTCGACTCCGTTGGCGTGCTGGTCGATGAGTGCAAGATCCGCCTCGAGGAGGAGGGCCTCACGATTCGTGCGGTCGATCCGGCGAACGTCGGCATGGTGGATCTGGAACTCTCGGCGAACGCCTTTGAGTCCTACGAGACCGACGGCGGCGTCATCGGCGTCAACCTCGACAGACTCGAGGACATCGTCGGGATGGCCGACTCCGGCCAGCTCGTCCACCTCGAACTCGACGAGGAGACCCGCAAACTCCACATCTCGCTGGACGGGCTCGAGTACACGCTCGCGCTCATCGACCCCGACTCGATCAGACAGGAGCCGGACCTCCCGGACCTCGATCTTCCCTCGGAGGTCGTCATCGAGGGCAAGGATATCGCCCGCGCGGTCAAGGCTGCCGACATGGTCTCCGACCACATCGCATTGGGCGTCGATCCGGACGCCGAGGAGTTCTACGTCGACGCGGAGGGCGACACCGACGACGTCCACCTCGAACTCGGCCGCGAGGACCTCATCGATCTCACGCCCGGCGAGGCGCGTTCGCTGTTCTCACTCGATTACCTCAAGGACATGAACAAGGCGATCGCCTCGGACGCCGAAGTCACGATGGAACTCGGCGAGGAGTTCCCGATCAAGATGCACTTCGGCTTCGCGGAGGGCGACGGCCACGTCACGTTCATGCTCGCGCCGCGCATCCAGAGCGAGTAA
- a CDS encoding polysaccharide deacetylase family protein, giving the protein MDEISELRQREVETYFNVIARGGSDRLIRARSFHNLGEYTADDFDQMATLLDDADASGSFAFLGRDAARYGNVISRLADAGHEIVLHGHRHVACGDLPYETAHENLSLGIEAIEDAGGVTPAGFFSPLQDLSQGTLDAADELGLEWLLGKTDGDVPAGITLIEPQNPYDLVLLNRGESPGETFEELDAVTEPGAAFLFHPNMLEYYDALAEFETWVDETEPVSIESYVDDGGVGIVLDAMRPLRIE; this is encoded by the coding sequence ATGGACGAGATATCCGAACTTCGACAGAGAGAGGTAGAGACGTATTTCAACGTGATCGCGAGGGGCGGGTCAGACCGCCTGATTCGGGCGCGATCGTTTCACAACCTCGGAGAGTACACGGCCGACGATTTCGATCAAATGGCGACGCTGCTGGACGACGCCGACGCTTCGGGGAGTTTCGCGTTCCTCGGGCGTGATGCGGCCCGGTACGGCAACGTGATCAGTCGGCTCGCGGACGCCGGCCACGAGATCGTCCTCCACGGCCACCGCCACGTCGCCTGCGGCGACCTCCCCTACGAGACGGCTCACGAAAACCTCTCGCTCGGGATCGAAGCGATCGAGGACGCAGGCGGCGTCACGCCAGCCGGTTTCTTCTCCCCGCTGCAGGACCTCAGCCAGGGCACGCTCGACGCGGCCGACGAGTTGGGCCTCGAATGGCTCCTCGGCAAGACGGACGGAGACGTTCCCGCTGGCATCACGCTGATCGAGCCGCAGAACCCCTACGACCTCGTGCTGTTGAACCGAGGCGAGTCGCCGGGGGAGACGTTCGAAGAACTGGATGCGGTGACCGAACCGGGGGCGGCGTTTCTCTTCCACCCGAACATGCTGGAGTACTACGACGCCCTCGCGGAGTTCGAGACGTGGGTCGACGAGACCGAACCGGTTTCGATCGAATCGTACGTCGACGACGGCGGCGTCGGGATCGTGCTGGACGCGATGCGACCGCTCAGAATCGAGTAG
- a CDS encoding MBL fold metallo-hydrolase produces the protein MQVRILSDNTVVESRPKGLVGEWGFSAVVDDVLLDAGQAGVAADNAQRLGLDPSDFETIVLSHGHYDHTGGLPAFLHDEPTVYAHPDAFATKLKDGTHIGVPYTREFIDSQAEIVTHREPVEVAPSIHALGEVPRPHPDNPVGDRVTPDGSLEPDPIIDDQSIAVETDRGIGLVLGCCHAGLRNTIEYAETVLDDEVRWVVGGTHLVASDEAGVHDVADWLDGKLEMLAGSHCTGVEAERILSAELGDTFQSIGVGSVVEFE, from the coding sequence ATGCAGGTTCGAATCCTCTCGGACAACACCGTCGTCGAATCCAGGCCCAAGGGGCTCGTCGGCGAGTGGGGCTTCTCGGCGGTCGTCGACGACGTGCTCTTGGACGCCGGCCAGGCCGGCGTCGCGGCCGACAACGCACAGCGGTTGGGGCTCGACCCGTCCGATTTCGAGACGATCGTGTTGAGCCACGGCCACTACGACCACACCGGCGGGCTCCCGGCGTTCCTCCACGACGAGCCGACCGTCTACGCTCACCCGGACGCGTTCGCGACGAAGCTCAAGGACGGGACCCACATCGGCGTCCCCTACACCCGCGAGTTCATCGACAGTCAGGCCGAAATCGTGACCCATCGCGAGCCAGTCGAGGTCGCGCCGTCGATCCACGCGCTCGGCGAGGTCCCGCGTCCGCACCCAGACAACCCCGTCGGCGACCGCGTAACCCCCGACGGCTCGCTGGAGCCCGATCCGATTATAGACGATCAGTCGATCGCCGTCGAGACCGATCGCGGGATCGGCCTCGTCTTGGGCTGTTGTCACGCCGGCCTCCGGAACACGATCGAGTACGCCGAAACCGTCCTCGACGACGAGGTGCGCTGGGTCGTCGGCGGTACGCATCTCGTGGCGAGCGACGAGGCGGGCGTCCACGACGTTGCGGACTGGCTCGACGGCAAACTCGAGATGCTGGCTGGCTCACACTGCACCGGCGTCGAGGCCGAGCGGATCCTCTCGGCGGAACTGGGCGACACGTTCCAGTCCATCGGCGTCGGGAGCGTCGTCGAGTTCGAGTAG
- a CDS encoding LLM class flavin-dependent oxidoreductase: MASFDFGVHYSCQSPTEDWETLYPETVEQAQTAESLGYSSFSVAEHHFFEDGWVPAPSVMLGAIAGATERAKVGTNVTILPLHNPINVAERAAVLDLLTGGNFRLGVSIGWQDHEFEAFGIDKRERVRRLEEGVELVRRLLTERSVTYDGEFHSVEDMTVTPRPVQDAIPIWIGGMADPAIRRAAGLGDVWSISPFESPEELRDRRETYTDALEKYGRTFDEVHVPLRREAYVAEDDETAWEEVGEALLREHAEVYGDIEGTDAMETGEDALESLREHAEDRFLVGSPDTVIGQLERFHDAIEMDEVLVRTHFPGLEMEHAQKALRIMAEDVMPHFE, encoded by the coding sequence ATGGCGAGTTTCGACTTCGGTGTCCACTACAGTTGCCAGTCACCGACCGAAGATTGGGAGACGCTTTACCCGGAGACGGTCGAGCAGGCACAGACGGCGGAGTCGCTGGGCTACAGCAGCTTCTCCGTGGCCGAACACCACTTTTTCGAAGACGGGTGGGTCCCCGCGCCCTCGGTGATGCTCGGGGCGATCGCGGGCGCGACCGAGCGCGCGAAGGTCGGGACCAACGTCACGATACTGCCGCTGCACAACCCGATCAACGTCGCCGAGCGCGCCGCGGTGCTCGATCTGTTGACCGGCGGTAACTTCCGACTCGGCGTCTCGATCGGGTGGCAAGACCACGAGTTCGAGGCGTTCGGCATCGACAAACGAGAGCGGGTTCGACGCCTCGAGGAGGGAGTAGAACTGGTCCGAAGACTGCTCACGGAGCGGTCGGTCACCTACGACGGAGAGTTCCACTCGGTCGAGGACATGACCGTCACGCCGCGGCCGGTCCAAGACGCGATCCCGATCTGGATCGGCGGGATGGCCGACCCAGCGATCCGGCGCGCGGCCGGCCTCGGCGATGTCTGGAGCATCAGCCCGTTCGAGTCGCCCGAGGAACTTCGCGACCGCCGCGAGACGTACACCGACGCACTCGAAAAGTACGGCCGGACGTTCGACGAGGTCCACGTCCCGCTCCGACGGGAGGCGTACGTCGCAGAGGACGACGAGACTGCCTGGGAGGAGGTCGGCGAGGCGCTGCTTCGCGAACACGCGGAGGTGTACGGCGACATCGAGGGCACGGACGCGATGGAGACGGGCGAGGACGCGCTCGAATCGCTTCGCGAACACGCCGAAGATCGGTTCCTCGTCGGGAGCCCCGACACCGTCATCGGGCAGCTCGAACGCTTCCACGACGCGATCGAGATGGACGAGGTGCTCGTCCGGACGCACTTCCCGGGCCTCGAGATGGAGCACGCCCAAAAGGCGCTTCGGATCATGGCCGAAGACGTCATGCCGCATTTCGAGTGA
- a CDS encoding DEAD/DEAH box helicase, producing the protein MAVEDVLPSFADAFPFESFNRMQSAALPALVEHDDNVVVSAPTASGKTALAEAAICRTLDADGTALFLAPLRALTNEKEAEWARFEELGYSVYVVTGERDLNPRRAERADILVMTPEKADSATRKHDSPRYSFVTDVDCCVIDEVHLLDSDRRGAVLEVTISRLRRLCDPRVVALSATMQNVEDVASWLDAPDDCTFQFGDEYRPVPLSATVETYAHGDNAFADKYRRLYRALDLAQPHIEDGGQALVFVASRQDTVRAAEKSRDVIAERDIEIGSRGNYDFHTDAQELSNDTLRQSVVDGVGFHHAGISKDDKDRVEGWFKSGEIQLLFSTSTLAWGVNLPARCVVIRDTKLHDPLEGEVDMSSLDILQMLGRAGRPGYDDAGYAHIVCDGADADRYRQLLVDGKPIESRLAAELDTHLNAEIALGVVDDIEDVMAWLKTTFYYARAASAPRQYDDSDSLRTRVSDTLERLVDGGFVDQSGLEIEPTQLGRLASQFYLRLDTAADFHALCERAGDGSESIDESAVLRTVADAVEFDSVSARRDERETFGAVLDGEGSELDPGNRKVLAILRAGMSGTTPAELQSDAWVIRQNGLRFLAALRAFCERFAAPRDANLVRRIEARVEHGISHEAVGLVAIGGVGAGRAQKLAKEGLVDPAAVRSAGVEGLVDAGLSEGVAERVFEQALGLPAVEIEWSGVPESIPTGENAMAEVTVTNRGDGTPSGIRVTVNGIEMSETTRYLGETTVPVGIFGGDADDLVYEVEVSFSDLPLHPVTDRRTVRIE; encoded by the coding sequence ATCGCCGTCGAAGACGTGCTGCCGTCGTTCGCGGACGCCTTTCCGTTCGAGTCGTTCAACCGGATGCAGTCGGCCGCGCTGCCCGCGCTCGTCGAGCACGACGATAACGTCGTCGTCAGCGCGCCGACGGCCAGCGGCAAGACGGCGCTCGCCGAGGCGGCCATCTGTCGAACGCTCGACGCCGACGGGACGGCGCTGTTTTTAGCGCCGCTTCGGGCGCTCACCAACGAGAAGGAGGCCGAGTGGGCGCGCTTCGAGGAACTTGGCTACTCCGTCTACGTCGTCACCGGCGAGCGCGACCTCAACCCTCGACGCGCGGAGCGGGCCGACATCCTCGTGATGACACCCGAGAAGGCCGATTCGGCGACCCGCAAGCACGACTCGCCGCGCTACTCGTTCGTCACGGACGTCGACTGCTGCGTCATCGACGAGGTTCATCTGCTCGACTCGGACCGCCGCGGGGCGGTTCTGGAGGTGACGATCTCGCGGCTCCGCCGGCTCTGTGATCCGCGGGTCGTCGCGCTGTCGGCGACGATGCAGAACGTCGAGGACGTCGCGAGCTGGCTCGACGCGCCCGACGACTGCACGTTCCAGTTCGGCGACGAGTACCGCCCGGTGCCGCTGTCGGCGACTGTCGAGACGTACGCCCACGGCGACAACGCCTTCGCGGACAAGTATCGGCGGCTCTATCGCGCCCTCGACCTCGCACAGCCGCACATCGAGGACGGGGGACAGGCGCTCGTGTTCGTCGCCTCCAGACAGGACACCGTTCGGGCCGCCGAGAAGTCCCGCGACGTGATCGCCGAGCGGGACATCGAGATTGGCTCGCGCGGGAACTACGACTTTCACACAGACGCCCAGGAGCTGAGCAACGACACGCTCCGGCAGTCGGTGGTCGACGGCGTCGGCTTCCATCACGCCGGGATCTCGAAAGACGACAAGGATCGCGTCGAAGGGTGGTTCAAATCCGGCGAGATACAGCTCCTCTTTTCGACCTCGACGCTGGCGTGGGGCGTCAACCTCCCGGCGCGCTGCGTCGTCATCCGCGACACGAAGCTCCACGACCCCCTCGAAGGCGAGGTCGACATGAGCTCGCTCGATATCCTCCAGATGCTCGGCCGAGCCGGCCGCCCCGGCTACGACGACGCCGGCTACGCGCACATCGTCTGCGACGGCGCTGACGCCGACCGCTACCGGCAGTTGCTCGTTGACGGCAAGCCGATCGAATCCCGACTGGCGGCGGAGCTCGACACGCATCTGAACGCCGAGATCGCCCTCGGCGTCGTCGACGATATCGAGGACGTGATGGCGTGGCTCAAAACGACGTTCTACTACGCCCGAGCGGCGAGCGCTCCCCGCCAGTACGACGACAGCGACTCGCTCAGAACGCGCGTCTCAGACACGCTCGAACGACTCGTCGACGGCGGCTTCGTCGATCAGTCGGGGCTCGAGATCGAGCCGACGCAACTCGGCAGGCTCGCCTCACAGTTCTACCTCCGACTCGACACCGCGGCGGACTTTCACGCGCTGTGTGAGCGCGCTGGCGACGGTTCGGAGTCAATCGACGAGTCGGCTGTCCTTCGCACCGTCGCTGACGCGGTCGAGTTCGACAGCGTCTCCGCGCGCCGCGACGAGCGCGAGACGTTCGGCGCGGTCCTTGACGGCGAGGGCAGCGAACTGGACCCCGGCAACCGCAAGGTGCTCGCCATCCTCCGGGCCGGCATGTCGGGGACGACGCCCGCGGAGCTCCAGAGCGACGCGTGGGTTATCCGACAGAACGGCCTGCGGTTTCTGGCCGCGTTGCGAGCGTTCTGCGAGCGCTTCGCCGCCCCCCGCGACGCAAACCTCGTCCGCCGGATCGAAGCCCGAGTCGAACACGGGATCAGCCACGAGGCGGTCGGGCTCGTCGCGATCGGCGGCGTCGGCGCGGGGCGGGCGCAGAAACTCGCCAAAGAGGGACTGGTCGATCCCGCGGCCGTTCGATCCGCCGGCGTCGAGGGGCTGGTCGACGCCGGCCTCTCGGAGGGCGTCGCCGAGCGCGTCTTCGAGCAGGCCCTGGGGTTGCCGGCCGTCGAGATCGAGTGGTCCGGGGTCCCGGAATCGATCCCCACCGGCGAGAACGCGATGGCGGAGGTAACCGTCACGAACCGCGGCGACGGCACCCCCTCCGGAATCCGCGTGACGGTCAACGGCATCGAGATGTCGGAGACGACGCGGTATCTCGGTGAGACGACCGTCCCGGTCGGGATCTTCGGCGGCGACGCCGACGACCTCGTCTACGAGGTCGAGGTCAGCTTTTCGGACCTGCCGCTTCACCCGGTCACGGATCGCCGAACCGTTCGGATCGAGTGA
- the lipA gene encoding lipoyl synthase, with protein MSSRRRKPAWLKSRPPSGERFTEIKSTLRDRNLHTVCEEANCPNLGDCWSGRNGPGTATFMLMGERCSRGCNFCDVKTGGMDPLDPDEPENVADAVAEIGLDYVVLTSVDRDDLDDGGASHFAATIRAIKRRDPEILVEALIPDFQGDLDAVDTIVDAGPDVLAHNVETVERLQWPVRDRRAGYEQSLSVLELIANSAVYAKTSLMLGVGEYDHEVYQTLSDLREVGVDIVTFGQYLQPSHSHLEVFEYAHPDAFDVWKAVAEEEFEFLYCASGPMVRSSFKAGEFFVEALVREGKSIGEARAAASAAAE; from the coding sequence ATGAGCAGCCGTCGCCGCAAACCCGCGTGGTTGAAGAGCCGTCCGCCGAGCGGCGAGCGCTTCACGGAGATCAAATCGACGCTCCGGGATCGGAACCTCCACACCGTGTGTGAGGAGGCGAACTGCCCGAACCTTGGGGACTGCTGGAGTGGCCGAAACGGCCCGGGGACGGCGACGTTCATGCTGATGGGCGAGCGCTGCTCGCGCGGCTGTAACTTCTGCGACGTGAAGACCGGTGGGATGGACCCGCTCGATCCGGACGAACCCGAGAACGTTGCCGACGCCGTCGCCGAGATCGGGCTTGACTACGTGGTGTTGACCTCGGTCGACCGCGACGACCTCGACGACGGCGGCGCGAGCCACTTCGCGGCGACGATCCGGGCGATCAAGCGACGCGATCCGGAGATACTCGTCGAGGCGCTGATCCCGGACTTTCAGGGCGACCTCGACGCGGTCGACACGATCGTCGACGCCGGCCCGGACGTCCTCGCTCACAACGTCGAAACCGTGGAACGGCTCCAGTGGCCCGTCCGCGATCGACGGGCGGGCTACGAGCAGTCGCTGTCGGTGCTGGAGCTGATCGCGAACTCGGCCGTCTACGCCAAGACGAGCCTCATGCTCGGCGTCGGCGAGTACGATCACGAGGTGTATCAGACGCTCTCTGACCTCCGCGAGGTGGGCGTCGATATCGTGACCTTCGGCCAGTACCTCCAGCCCTCGCACTCGCACCTGGAGGTCTTCGAGTACGCTCACCCGGACGCGTTCGACGTGTGGAAGGCCGTCGCCGAGGAGGAGTTCGAGTTCCTGTACTGCGCGTCGGGACCGATGGTCCGGTCGTCGTTCAAGGCGGGCGAGTTCTTCGTCGAGGCGTTGGTTCGGGAGGGAAAGAGTATCGGGGAGGCACGCGCGGCGGCGTCAGCCGCCGCGGAGTAA